In the Methanothermobacter sp. K4 genome, GGCTTCCAGGAGGTGATGAGCCTCATGCTGACGAGTGAGGAGAGCCACTACCAGAGGATGAGGCTCGAGGAGGATGAGAGGGTGCAGGTTGCCCAGTCGATTTCACAGGATCGGACCATGATCCGCAAGAGCCTCCTGAATGGTCTCCTTGAATTCCTTGAGGATAACAGGCATGAGGACCTCCCCCAGAGAATATTCGAGGTTGGGGATGTTGTATACATTGACCCTGAAGCCGAGACACGTACACGTACCGTGAAGAAGCTTGCATGTGCAGTTACCCATTCAAGCGCGGGTTTCACCGAGATCAAGTCAATTGCGGCTGCAGTGGTTGAGAACCTTGGATATGATTTCAGAGTGGAACCCCTCGACCACCCATCATTCATAAGGGGAAGGTGTGCGTCCATTGAATCTGAGGGTGACTCATCAGAAATAAGGGGGTTCTTCGGTGAGGTTCACCCTGAGGTTGTGACAAACTTCAACCTCGAGTACCCTGTCATTGCACTTGAAATTGAATTTGAGGAGAAGTGAATATCAACCCAAACCTAATCCCAAATCGTATTGGGTTCTGTGATTCTCCAGAAAAATAAATAACCGGGTTAAGGGTTTACACAGAAAACCCTGACCCCCAATAACCGACCTTCAAGGCTTACCAGCAACCGAAACCCTGACCCTCCTGTTTCTTGGACCGTCGAGTTCAGCGAAGAATATGCTCTGCCATGTACCAAGGTCCATCTTCCCATTTACCACTGGAATCGTCTGGCTCCCGCCAAGGAGCACGGCCCTCAGGTGGGAATCAGCATTGTTATCTATTACATTATGGCCATATGACCCCCCTGAAGGCACCATACCTGTGAGCATTGACTCTATGTCCCCCAGGAGCCGCGTCTCATTTTCATTTATGAATATCGCTGATGTGGAATGCCTTGAGAAGATGTTCAGTATCCCCTCCCTTATTCCGGATGACTCGAGGACCCCTGAAACCATGGAGGTTATATCAATGAGTTCAACCCGCATGGAGGTTCGAAGTGGAATCTCCTCTGTATAGAATTCCATGGGAACACCGGTTTTAGTTATGGCCTTATATCAATAAAAGTTTTGGTGTGCGCCTCACAGTCAACCTTCAGAGAAAAACTATTTGAGCACGCCTGAGAACAGACTGGTAAGCCTGTAGAGGAGGCTTTTATCCTGGTAGAAAGCCCTGTGTGGGCATACCTCCATGCAGCAGAGGCAGTTGATGCAGCTGGAGTGGTCAAACTCTGGTACCAGCGCCCCAGACTTGAGGGCATCGGCAGGGCAGCTCTCAACACATACATTACAGTTCCTGCACCTTTCAGGGTCTATGGCTGGCCTTGACCACCAGAGTTTCATGAGCGCACGTGCAAGGCCCGATGGGAGCAGATCAAGGGTGTAGTATATGTTGGAGGGCCATCTGAAGTCATCCACCGCTTCAGCCTCGAATCCCAGAATCTCTATATCTGAAGGGTCAGGAGCAAGGTTACTCCTCCGTGCAGCTTCATTCACAGGTACCCTGAAGGGGTCCATTCCCAGGAGCAGGGGTATGTAAATGTCAAGTGCCAGCGCATCCTCTGATGCCAGAAGAAGCCCGAGGTGTCTTGGATCCCCTCCTGAGGGACCATTGCCATCCATCCCCACCACCCCATCAACGAGGGTGAGTGCAGGATTCGTAAGCAGGTAGATCTCAAGGAGCTTCTCAGCAAATTCAGATGGCCCCGGGTGTTCCCTGTGATAATCCGCCTTCCTGAAGCCAGGTACAGCACCATACATGTTCTTGACAGCACAGGTGAATATGGTCATGGAGTGGGTCTTGAGCTTGGGGAGGTTGATAACGGCGTCGCTATCCACAACCGGCCTTGAGATGGGATAGCCCTCCCTTCCCATTATGTATGACCCAGATGCCTCGAAGTTTATGAGTTCAATATCAAGCCTCTCTGCCACGTCAAGTATCCCTGTGGCCCTCCAGAAGCTTTCTATATTCCTGAAGGATCCGCCTGGACTGTCCCCAACTCTTACATCAGCCCCAATGTCTATGAATAGCTCTGCAACCGCCTCGATAACCACAGGATTTGTTGTGACGTGTCTCTCAGGAGGGGCTGCCATGAGCATGTTGGGTTTCAGAAGGACCCTGTCACCGGGTGATGCGAATTTTTTAACACCCCCAAGGTGATCCAGGCACTCTCCAACACCATCCCTGACCTCCTCAGGGTCATAGGACTGGCAATGAGTTACTGATACTGATGGCATGAACTGCTGCTCCAAAAAAAGTTAAAAAGAAATTAAAGTCCAAAGGACTTCATCAGGAGTTCTTCATTGACAAATCCTGCCCTGAAGACCTCACCTGTTCTGAGGTCATTTATCACGACCTCTGCTGGTGCGAACATTCCCTTGTCTATCTTGTAGAAGTCGTAGTCCGCCTCCTTGAATACGTCGTAGAAGGGTTTACCGTAGCCCTCAGAGGCTGATGATGGCAGGTTCTCTGCAAGGGATTTTATGTCATCGCCTTCCTCTGATTCTATGTAGTAGTAGGTTCTGCCTCCAAAGAGGACGGCGTCATTGGTTTTACCCATTGCCTTCAGACTGTCAGGGTCCACGGGGGCTATTGGGGCGATACCCGCGGCGTACTTGACCTTTTTAACATCAAAGTGGAGAGCCTCAAGCATCTTGTAGGTACCGTTTTCCACCACACGGCCTGAGATCTGTATTGAACCCACAAGGGATGATGTTGGGGCCACGAGTACGTAA is a window encoding:
- a CDS encoding secondary thiamine-phosphate synthase enzyme YjbQ, producing MEFYTEEIPLRTSMRVELIDITSMVSGVLESSGIREGILNIFSRHSTSAIFINENETRLLGDIESMLTGMVPSGGSYGHNVIDNNADSHLRAVLLGGSQTIPVVNGKMDLGTWQSIFFAELDGPRNRRVRVSVAGKP
- a CDS encoding DUF362 domain-containing protein; this translates as MPSVSVTHCQSYDPEEVRDGVGECLDHLGGVKKFASPGDRVLLKPNMLMAAPPERHVTTNPVVIEAVAELFIDIGADVRVGDSPGGSFRNIESFWRATGILDVAERLDIELINFEASGSYIMGREGYPISRPVVDSDAVINLPKLKTHSMTIFTCAVKNMYGAVPGFRKADYHREHPGPSEFAEKLLEIYLLTNPALTLVDGVVGMDGNGPSGGDPRHLGLLLASEDALALDIYIPLLLGMDPFRVPVNEAARRSNLAPDPSDIEILGFEAEAVDDFRWPSNIYYTLDLLPSGLARALMKLWWSRPAIDPERCRNCNVCVESCPADALKSGALVPEFDHSSCINCLCCMEVCPHRAFYQDKSLLYRLTSLFSGVLK